In Labrus bergylta chromosome 6, fLabBer1.1, whole genome shotgun sequence, the following proteins share a genomic window:
- the rasl11b gene encoding ras-like protein family member 11B — protein MRLIQNMTTIAECPTPEYSAPNRVIKMAVIGGSGVGKTALVVRFLTRRFIGDYERNAGNLYSREVQVDSEQVTIQVQDTPGVEMTDNCVSLPDHVACSIQWADAVVLVYSVTDRRSFDLIEQLHQLVVRAGGTNMPPVILLANKSDLLHLRRVDSQQGPLLAGTLGCSFYEVSASEDYSQVHHAFHRLCCQLAKQPPPPTSNSSSSHANSASTATEKRRSPLIPRPKSPNMQDLKRRFKQALSAKVRTVTSV, from the exons ATGCGTCTCATCCAGAACATGACGACCATCGCGGAGTGCCCCACACCGGAATATTCTGCACCCAACCGGGTCATTAAGATGGCTGTGATCGGAGGCAGCGGAGTGGGCAAAACAG cgCTCGTGGTGAGATTCCTAACGAGGCGATTCATTGGAGATTATGAGAGAAATGCTG GTAATCTGTACTCCAGAGAAGTCCAGGTGGATTCAGAGCAGGTGACCATTCAGGTCCAGGACACTCCTGGTGTAGAG ATGACAGATAACTGCGTCAGCCTCCCCGATCATGTCGCCTGCTCCATCCAGTGGGCGGACGCCGTGGTGCTGGTTTACTCGGTGACCGACAGACGCAGCTTTGATCTGATCGAGCAGTTGCATCAGCTGGTGGTCCGCGCGGGCGGCACCAACATGCCCCCCGTGATCCTGCTCGCCAACAAGTCTGACCTTCTGCACCTGAGGCGGGTGGACTCCCAGCAGGGCCCCCTGTTGGCGGGGACGCTCGGTTGCTCTTTCTACGAAGTATCCGCCAGCGAGGACTACAGCCAGGTGCATCACGCTTTCCACCGGCTGTGCTGCCAGCTCGCCAAGCAGCCGCCTCCTCCCACCTCCAACTCTTCCTCCTCGCACGCAAACTCTGCCAGCACTGCCACGGAGAAGAGACGCTCCCCACTCATCCCCCGACCGAAGTCTCCAAACATGCAGGACCTGAAGAGGCGGTTCAAGCAGGCACTGTCGGCCAAAGTCCGGACTGTCACCTCGGTGTGA